In a single window of the Acipenser ruthenus chromosome 8, fAciRut3.2 maternal haplotype, whole genome shotgun sequence genome:
- the LOC117968342 gene encoding olfactory receptor 6N1-like, translating to MLLPAASPEDLSERYFQETAMEKKNSSYITVFTLSGLNESSTNKYIYFSFTLLGYLFIICVNLTLIVIIALEKTLHEPMYFFLCNLSANALYGTAGFFPKLLFDFLSDTHVILYSGCLLQIFVIYSFSTCELSNLTVMAYDRYVAICRPLEYHAIMSPLTTGKLILFSWIFPFCCLCVSILLIFRLPLCGFHIKKLYCDGTSIMKLSCVETTGNNVYGYVLICIFFAHFLFILFSYMKILRACQASSIAMSKCLQTCLPHLLTVINYFIALLFDFMYSRYSSYDVPQVLHNLLSVEFLIVPPIFNPVIYGLNLQKIQNKVTRMCSRNKVIHT from the exons ATGCTTCTACCAGCAGCTTCTCCTGAGGATCTTTCTGAGAg gtATTTTCAAGAAACAGCTATGGAGAAAAAGAACTCATCCTACATTACAGTGTTTACCCTTTCTGGATTAAATGAATCAAGcacaaataaatatatctatttttcttTCACTCTCCTAGGTTATCTCTTTatcatttgtgttaatttaaCTCTAATTGTAATAATAGCTCTTGAAAAGACACTTCATGAGCCCATGTATTTTTTCCTCTGTAATCTGAGTGCTAATGCACTGTATGGAACTGCTGGTTTCTTTCCTAAACTACTGTTTGATTTTCTGTCTGATACGCATGTCATCTTGTATTCTGGGTGCCTCCTACAAATATTTGTCATCTACAGTTTTTCTACGTGTGAATTATCAAATTTAACAGTGATGGCATATGATAGGTATGTGGCAATATGCAGGCCCCTGGAGTACCATGCTATCATGTCGCCTTTGACGACTGGTAAATTAATACTGTTTTCTTGGATTTTTCCATTCTGTTGTTTATGTGTTAGTATTCTATTGATTTTCAGGTTGCCTTTATGTGGCTTCCACATTAAAAAACTATATTGTGACGGCACGTCAATTATGAAATTATCTTGTGTAGAGACTACTGGTAACAATGTATATGGATATGTTCTAATATGTATATTCTTTGcacatttcctttttattttattttcctacatGAAAATACTCAGAGCATGCCAGGCATCTAGTATAGCAATGAGTAAATGTTTGCAGACCTGTTTGCCACATTTGTTGACGGTGATCAATTACTTTATTGCCTTGCTTTTTGATTTCATGTACAGTAGATACAGTTCATATGATGTGCCACAGGTTTTACACAATCTCCTGTCAGTGGAATTTCTAATCGTCCCCCCTATTTTCAATCCTGTCATTTATGGTTTAAACCTTCAAAAGATCCAGAACAAAGTCACAAGAATGTGCAGCAGAAACAAAGTAATTCACACTTAA